One Prunus dulcis chromosome 8, ALMONDv2, whole genome shotgun sequence DNA window includes the following coding sequences:
- the LOC117637657 gene encoding uncharacterized protein LOC117637657 isoform X1 has protein sequence MAGSEATPKEKRTKKNKKRKQRSLGESERASKTHRIRVSEKESEPQEVEVKRAEKPQLREPNQELEQGGPWRNLELVLSIQNKEFDLQKKVELAYGFVILRVKEEGSKSDQDNQAVNMSRLIIFVNDWIQSLLISSGKKIQSGGEMHQAEVIETYLDFRCWEIFKFCLEESLKLNVSLSFSRNLLRSICLIARNALSLLNKTSSHQTDLFSIGEGLPLYNTMLDCISLVFSSHGGLSNENLDLWVSTVGAVLDLVHTFYMENLVSGNEGDFVFRFLCLVLEPFAKFFRAHPARKNGFRDFIDKLLEPLLHLLGLLHLQIDVSNPGRARNLLKLVEEVLSHGLYHPVHIDGFLNLCSSERYSTFNYGKSKDSKTMLKSYHRHLFDKLEKILAAKNPLAVESMGELFRLLIDQVQKLKRASVPAENTKMMGKTEASKQIEHNLMGHTSKMSSGSSTALVENNYCSTSFSAETRKSLLDFFVLIMEPLLLEINGYLETKPEVGPILSDVHCTLKSINNLLSGFMHEKVYVRTEDTSEGACLNFLKKVYNMIISLSSNLIQSSKYGVVNGTHMDMLTLIANEVLSAVGYLLEIEYEVIENDLVTLWLLMLSYLAIGFSLMEVPDRCSLSLKITDIGCQLVILYSQLRQVNNTIFALCKAIRLLNSRNGDGELKYTRFVISLHGEAYAKSVEMLLCTQEFKIAIQQAIKSIPEGQASGCIGQLTLDISESLEWLKISCLKADEKEFGKGDGRSSLQNFNLEAELLGRGLSEVYALVLDSLFVTPGNCNLLGVSVKDLIAVICACMSSLVGLQPDAVNEFLFTVTGKGFDNETDENKNNLQIFGLSTHWVFVFFFRLYMSCRSLYRSATSLMAPDLSRKMSAAMGDSFTSYSGSDWIDMTDWINGEYFSWIVQPSASLPVVIQSISNIYCKDSAADSSPLTYVMHAMAVRRLVDLNRHIKSFEYLMQNNENLVQVRLLDDADLSRCRKRSKKLERHISVLREEASGLAGFMMEHLSLVPEDQQPMSISGDTTCNKMISRESDEWDFSVCALNKKSLPTSIWWILCQNIDTWCTHATKKNLKKFLSLLIHTSLSRVRSSFGVVREYNNHAADRLKKVTLHQISSQCFIDSILYEQRFFCRYFASTFCRALEKSTLPLISDFSSGNFDFKSLPDWPKVLNSLENSSVVVSCKNHYIFDCSSAASPVTHSSDELRKGSFKEQKDLQSTIMKFIACQSLLNLLCCMPKSHFNSRAFSLYVTSILNLERLVVGGLLDYQNALYSHHYHELFRLFVSCRKALKYIILACEGKTADSQTSHTLVFFEDSFPILWLYKSVYAVVGLEESLPKDNCRPVSDMILSLMDHTFYVFLTLSKYQSNHAVHFSKVAELNAGLVHEHSSLSESDPCLDSSDYIEAWKSVTIIAKSLKEQMQSLLVNLKDALCNGKVGIGVDGLNLNKFSSLISCISGFLWGLACFVNHTDSRSSDHKVNSSRQKLEPISELHLCIDVFAEFCSLLLPMLVCDSSQQSRTLCDSQNLQKSDFNADLLGVPEGTDVETDIAVVELHDESGAAMTASSDIHAYSGSGSVHRRRLHLEGANCAASALNDIDSFILQSLNRPLLRRLLNGDYPDAAFLLRQLLIASSAILRLSLHMNSPPLSSSLVHTFTGITQVLLLESTDMNHVPCFFYFVCLDGVLKYLEEIANHFPLTNPTLSRSLYDKMVQLQLRALGKCITLQGKRATLVSHETESSTKMLHSPMEFSEASLSGRPYLLDELKARLRSSFTVFIKKPSELHLLSAVQAIERALVGVRDGCTMSYDIHTGSVDGGKVSSVVAAGIDCLDLILEHVSGRKRLNVVKRHIQSFISSLFNVILNLQSPVIFYERLIQNKGDTDPDPGTIILMCVDVLARISGKHALYQMEAWHVAQSLRIPSALFQDFHLLKLSEAPVPDDSSTVPNNQISNSVASKHFSGVDRQYSIDLFAACCRLLHNVLKHHKTECERCIAVLQASVGVLLHCLETVDANAVVRKGFFSWEVEEGVKCAGCLRRIYEEIRHQKDVFGPHCSQFLSNYIWVYSGHGPRKTGIKREIDEALRPGVYALIDTCSADDLQRLHTLFGEGPCRNTLATLKHDYELNFQYQGKV, from the exons ATGGCCGGCTCCGAAGCTACGCCTAAAGAGAAGCGGacgaagaagaacaaaaagagaaagcaaaggAGCCTTGGAGAATCTGAAAGGGCTTCCAAAACGCACCGGATTAGGGTCTCGGAGAAAGAGAGTGAACCACAAGAAGTGGAAGTAAAACGAGCTGAAAAGCCCCAGCTCAGAGAACCCAATCAGGAGCTCGAACAAGGTGGTCCATGGAGGAACCTGGAGTTAGTTTTGTCCATTCAGAACAAAGAATTTGATCTTCAGAA GAAGGTGGAACTAGCTTATGGCTTTGTCATATTGAGAGTGAAAGAAGAAGGCAGCAAGAGTGATCAGGATAATCAAGCAGTGAATATGTCAcgtttaataatttttgttaatgATTGGATCCAGTCATTATTGATTTCTTcaggaaagaaaattcagagtGGCGGAGAGATGCATCAAGCTGAAGTGATTGAGACATATTTGGATTTTAGATGCTGGGAGATTTTCAAATTCTGTTTGGAGGAGTCTTTGAAATTGAATGTTTCTCTAAGTTTCTCCCGGAACCTTTTACGCTCGATTTGTTTGATTGCAAGAAATGCACTGTCCTTATTGAACAAAACATCTTCACATCAAACAGATTTATTTTCCATTGGCGAAGGGTTACCATTGTACAATACCATGCTTGATTGCATTTCTTTGGTATTTTCATCCCATGGAGGCTTGTCGAATGAAAATTTAGACCTGTGGGTTTCAACTGTAGGTGCAGTGCTTGATCTTGTACACACATTTTACATGGAAAATCTTGTTAGTGGCAATGAGGGTGACTTTGTTTTCCGGTTTTTGTGCTTGGTTCTTGAGCCATTTGCCAAGTTTTTTAGGGCCCACCCAGCTCGGAAGAATGGATTTCGTGATTTCATCGATAAACTCCTTGAGCCTCTGTTGCATCTCTTAGGTCTCTTGCATCTTCAGATTGATGTAAGTAATCCTGGTAGAGCAAGAAACTTACTGAAGCTAGTTGAAGAAGTACTATCTCATGGGCTGTATCACCCAGTCCACATTGATGGATTTTTGAACTTATGCAGCAGTGAAAGATATTCCACCTTCAATTATGGGAAGTCAAAAGACTCAAAAACAATGCTGAAGAGTTATCACAGACATTTATTTGATAAGCTGGAAAAAATTTTGGCTGCAAAGAATCCTTTGGCAGTGGAAAGCATGGGAGAACTTTTTCGCTTGCTTATTGATCAAGTTCAAAAGCTAAAAAGGGCTTCAGTGCCGGCcgaaaatacaaaaatgatGGGGAAGACTGAAGCTTCAAAGCAAATAGAACATAATTTAATGGGTCATACTTCAAAGATGTCTTCTGGGAGTAGTACTGCACTAGTTGAAAATAATTACTGCTCAACTAGTTTCAGTGCAGAAACACGAAAGTCActtcttgatttttttgtacTGATTATGGAGCCTCTTCTGCTTGAGATTAATGGCTATCTTGAAACTAAGCCGGAAGTGGGACCCATATTGTCGGATGTTCATTGCACACTTAAATCTATTAATAATTTACTTTCTGGCTTTATGCATGAAAAGGTTTATGTGAGAACAGAGGACACGTCAGAGGGAGCTTGCCTTAATTTCTTGAAGAAGGTCTATAATATGATTATATCATTGTCCTCCAATTTAATTCAGTCGTCAAAATATGGTGTAGTTAATGGGACACACATGGATATGTTAACTTTAATAGCCAATGAGGTACTTTCTGCTGTAGGGTATCTTTTGGAAATTGAATATGAGGTTATAGAGAATGATTTGGTAACCTTGTGGCTTCTGATGCTTTCTTACTTAGCCATTGGTTTTTCCCTGATGGAAGTTCCTGATCGGTGCTCATTATCTTTGAAGATAACAGATATTGGATGCCAATTAGTTATTCTCTATAGTCAACTTCGCCAG GTGAATAATACTATTTTTGCATTGTGTAAAGCAATAAGGCTTCTAAATTCACGTAATGGTGATGGTGAACTGAAATATACTAGATTTGTGATTTCTTTACATGGTGAAGCTTATGCAAAATCAGTGGAAATGCTATTATGTACGCAAGAGTTTAAGATTGCAATACAACAAGCTATTAAGTCCATACCAGAAGGACAAGCAAGTGGGTGTATTGGGCAGTTAACATTGGATATATCAGAATCTCTAGAGTGGCTGAAAATTAGTTGTTTGAAAGCTGAtgaaaaagaatttggcaaagGGGATGGACGAAGTAGCTTGCAGAACTTTAATCTAGAAGCTGAACTTTTGGGGAGAGGGTTGTCTGAAGTGTATGCACTAGTGCTAGACTCGTTGTTTGTTACACCTGGAAACTGTAACCTCCTTGGAGTTTCTGTAAAGGATCTTATAGCAGTAATTTGTGCTTGCATGAGTAGTCTGGTAGGACTACAGCCAGATGCTGTAAATGAGTTCCTCTTTACTGTCACAGGAAAAGGATTTGACAATGAGACAgacgaaaacaaaaataatctTCAGATATTTGGATTGTCCACTCATTGGGTGTTTGTGTTCTTCTTTCGATTGTATATGTCCTGCCGAAGCTTATATAGGTCAGCAACGAGCCTTATGGCTCCAGATTTATCAAGAAAGATGTCAGCAGCAATGGGAGATTCATTCACATCATACTCTGGTAGCGATTGGATTGATATGACTGACTGGATCAATGGGGAATATTTTTCTTGGATCGTTCAACCTTCAGCTTCTCTTCCTGTTGTTATTCAATCCATTTCAAACATCTATTGTAAGGACAGTGCAGCCGATTCTTCTCCTTTGACTTATGTGATGCATGCTATGGCTGTTAGACGGCTTGTCGATTTGAATAGGCATATAAAGTCTTTTGAATATTTGAtgcaaaataatgaaaatctGGTGCAAGTCAGGTTGCTTGACGATGCTGACTTGTCAAGGTGTCgtaaaagaagcaaaaagtTGGAAAGGCACATCTCTGTTTTGAGGGAAGAGGCTTCAGGTCTTGCTGGTTTTATGATGGAGCACCTATCATTAGTGCCCGAAGATCAACAGCCAATGTCCATTTCTGGTGATACAACTTGTAATAAGATGATTTCCCGTGAAAGTGATGAATGGGATTTCAGTGTTTGTGCTTTGAACAAGAAGTCATTGCCAACTTCAATATGGTGGATTCTTTGCCAGAATATTGATACTTGGTGCACTCATGCcactaaaaagaatttgaagaaattcctttctcttttaatCCATACTTCCCTTTCCCGTGTAAGAAGCAGCTTTGGGGTGGTTAGAGAGTACAATAACCATGCAGCTGACAGGCTGAAGAAAGTAACCTTGCATCAAATCTCATCACAATGCTTCATTGACTCCATTCTGTATGAGCAAAGA TTTTTCTGCAGGTATTTTGCATCAACGTTTTGCCGTGCATTGGAGAAATCTACATTACCATTGATCAGTGACTTTTCATCTGGcaattttgatttcaaatCATTACCTGATTGGCCGAAGGTTTTAAATTCCCTGGAGAACTCATCAGTGGTTGTTTCATGTAAGAATCACTACATATTTGATTGTTCCTCGGCAGCAAGCCCGGTCACTCATTCTTCTGATGAGCTGCGTAAAGGAAGTTTCAAGGAACAAAAAGATCTACAATCGACCATCATGAAATTTATAGCTTGCCAGAGTTTACTTAATCTTTTGTGTTGTATGCCAAAAAGTCATTTCAACTCAAGAGCATTTTCACTTTATGTCACTTCTATTCTCAACCTTGAAAG GCTTGTTGTCGGCGGCTTATTAGATTATCAGAATGCATTATACTCGCATCACTATCACGAGCTCTTCAGATTGTTTGTGTCTTGTCGGAAGGCcttgaaatatataattctgGCTTGTGAGGGGAAGACAGCAGATAGTCAAACCTCACATACTTTAGTGTTCTTTGAGGATTCGTTTCCTATTTTATGGCTTTACAAGTCAGTGTATGCGGTTGTTGGGCTTGAAGAGTCATTGCCAAAAGATAATTGCCGTCCAGTTAGTGATATGATCTTGTCCTTGATGGATCACACATTTTATGTGTTTCTCACATTAAGTAAATATCAGTCTAATCATGCTGTTCATTTCTCTAAAGTTGCTGAACTGAATGCTGGACTTGTCCATGAACATAGTAGTTTAAGTGAATCTGATCCGTGCTTGGATTCTTCCGACTATATTGAAGCTTGGAAAAGTGTAACCATTATTGCTAAGAGTTTGAAGGAACAGATGCAAAGCTTACTGGTAAATTTGAAGGATGCCCTTTGTAATGGAAAAGTGGGGATTGGTGTTGATGGTTTAAATTTGAACAAGTTCTCATCCTTAATTTCTTGCATTAGTGGGTTTTTATGGGGCCTAGCATGTTTTGTGAACCATACAGATTCGAGAAGTAGTGATCATAAAGTAAACTCATCAAGGCAGAAACTTGAACCCATCTCTGAACTTCACCTCTGTATAGATGTTTTTGCAGAATTCTGTAGTTTGCTCTTACCAATGTTAGTTTGTGACAGTAGTCAACAGTCCAGAACTTTATGTGACTCTCAAAATCTTCAAAAGTCAGACTTCAATGCAGATTTGTTGGGTGTGCCTGAAGGCACTGATGTTGAGACTGATATTGCAGTTGTTGAACTGCATGATGAATCTGGTGCTGCAATGACAGCATCATCTGACATCCATGCTTACTCTGGGTCTGGTAGTGTTCATAGAAGAAGGTTGCACTTGGAAGGTGCAAATTGTGCTGCCAGTGCACTGAATGACATTGATTCATTTATATTGCAGTCTTTGAATAGGCCTTTGTTGAGACGCCTGCTAAATGGTGATTACCCTGATGCAGCATTTTTGCTCAGGCAGTTGTTAATTGCATCTTCAGCTATTTTAAGGCTAAGTTTGCATATGAATAGTCCTCCCCTGTCTTCAAGCTTGGTGCATACTTTTACTGGCATTACACAAGTCTTGTTATTGGAATCAACGGACATGAATCATGTGccatgctttttttattttgtgtgtttaGATGGTGTTCTGAAGTATTTGGAAGAAATAGCGAATCATTTTCCTCTGACTAATCCTACCTTATCCAGAAGTTTGTATGACAAGATGGTTCAGCTACAGTTAAGGGCTTTAGGAAAATGCATAACTTTACAGGGGAAACGAGCCACCCTAGTATCTCATGAGACAGAGTCAAGCACCAAAATGCTCCATTCTCCTATGGAATTTTCTGAAGCATCTCTGTCTGGCCGGCCATACTTATTGGATGAACTTAAAGCTAGGTTGAGGTCATCGTTCACGGTGTTTATAAAGAAACCATCAGAGTTGCATCTTTTATCTGCTGTACAAGCTATAGAGAGAGCACTAGTTGGTGTGCGGGATGGGTGCACCATGAGTTACGACATACATACTGGAAGCGTAGATGGGGGAAAAGTTTCTTCAGTTGTTGCAGCTGGCATTGATTGCTTGGATTTGATTCTAGAACATGTTTCGG GACGCAAACGTTTGAATGTGGTTAAAAGACACATTCAGAGCTTTATTTCTAGCTTGTTCAATGTTATTCTGAACTTGCAGAGTCCAGTAATCTTTTATGAGAGATTGATCCAGAATAAAGGGGATACTGATCCAGATCCAGGAACAATCATTCTTATGTGTGTTGACGTACTGGCAAGAATTTCCGGCAAGCATGCTCTGTACCAAATGGAGGCCTGGCATGTAGCACAATCTTTACGTATACCGTCAGCACTTTTTCAAGACTTCCATCTTTTAAAACTTTCTGAAGCTCCTGTTCCCGATGATTCTTCGACAGTTCCAAATAACCAAATCTCTAATTCAGTAGCAAGTAAACATTTCTCTGGCGTAGATAGGCAATACTCAATCGACCTATTTGCTGCTTGCTGCCGGTTATTGCATAATGTTCTGAAGCATCACAAAAC TGAATGTGAACGGTGCATTGCCGTACTTCAAGCTTCTGTTGGTGTTCTTCTTCATTGTTTGGAGACAGTGGATGCTAATGCAGTCGTCAGGAAAGGTTTCTTTTCATGGGAAGTGGAAGAGGGAGTCAAATGTGCAGGTTGTCTCCGAAGAATTTATGAAGAG ATAAGACATCAAAAAGATGTCTTTGGTCCGCACTGTTCCCAATTTTTATCCAATTACATATGGGTTTATTCAGGACATGGGCCCCGTAAAACAGGCATCAAAAG GGAAATAGACGAAGCTCTAAGACCAGGTGTATATGCTTTAATAGATACTTGCTCAGCAGATGATCTTCAACGCCTTCATACCTTATTTGGAG AGGGTCCTTGCAGAAACACTCTGGCCACCTTGAAACATGATTACGAACTAAATTTCCAATACCAGGGAAAAGTCTAA